A region of the Zootoca vivipara chromosome 3, rZooViv1.1, whole genome shotgun sequence genome:
TGACAGACATCTTATATAAAATGTccagcttccaaaaatatttgGCAGGTAGACTCtcgttttttatttatttatgtgtgtgtttatatgccaTGAAATGCCAACGTAGGCATCTAAGCAGTCATCGTTCAAATTCACATTGTTAAAATCTGTTTTCTTCCCCCTCCGCCCAATTACTGTACTtgctgtaatgttttattgtgtttttctccTCCCTTCACCTCTCTCCTTAGATTTATGTGTGCTCAGCTTCCAAATCCTGTATTGGAGAGTATCAGTATTATTGATACACCGGGGATCCTTTCAGGGGAGAAACAAAGAATTAGCCGAGGTAAGGTAAAAAGGTGCAGCTTCTTATTTTGGAGGGGACGGATTAACATAGGTGCAGCTCTTTTGGTTTCAGCTGTTGTCTTGTTTCAAAATGCTCAAGTCAAGATGGCGGCCTTACAATACTGTTCATTTGATCACTGATTTGGAATGTTCTAGAAAGCTTTAAAATGGATCTCAGAGGGGAAATCGGGACGGAGTTTCTGCATCTCCTCGGTAAAATTTAACTGCACCACTGCAGATGAAGCATGTTTTGAATGCTTTCTGCAATATAAAAAATCCTCAACACAGAGAAAAGTCATGCACTGTTGAGGGGAAAGAGTCTTAACCTCACTCAGGGTGGACAATGTGGTGCccttagatgttgctggactacaactcccatcatccttgaccactggccaagctagatgggggatgatgggagttgtagtccagcaacacctggaaccTTATGCTTCACTTCTGTGTGTAGgcatgtttttcttttccaaaatgggAGATCATTCAAACTTGGGATGCTTCCCCCTCAGGCCCAGTAGTCTGGAACCTGCACCAATTAACTTCTATGGATGTGTCCATTGTATGTTAAAAGCTTAAAGTAAGTGTGTGTGGTTattatttggtttgatttgtatcATTTTCTTCTTTCAGTTCTCCTGAGTTTGTTTGACATGTTAAAAAAATaaccagaaataaataaaaaaatctataaaTTTCTGCACAAATATTTGCTCAACTATAAATCAGCTTTTATCGGGATTcaatgactcttgtggtcccttccaactctacagttctatgggtCTAGGAAATAGCTGTTGTCCTTTTGGGACACCAGGCCTGTTCGCTTAGGTCATTATTCCTTCGAGCATCCTCTAGATGGGCTGTTTGTATTCCAGATTTCAATTGTCCAGGTTTCTTCATTTAACAAGTGTCTGATTTCATTTTCCTCCAGCCAAAGAAATGGGTTATAGCAGTCTGCACAGATGCCCATATGGAGGTATTTACATCAGAGCAGCCACCTGCTTTCTATAGCCTTGGCTATTTTGTTCATAAAgctaatgaccgctccccacatcaaatggggggcgccttttgcgtggtcgcgtgcagcccccctggGTCCCAATGCGACTCCTGGTAGTTtgggctggcctcatcctccccaggctagATACCTGGAcgtctctgcctacctcagccaatcgtccaatcccgcctggggaggcattgcctggggattggccaggtaaggggagggactgtcctgcccacacaacagaaggtgaatcttacctgtgaaacggcagtcggctccagagcttctcccaccctcccttccctcagttaagtcttgagtcattattccgctcaggggtcgcctggggttgggggggactcCGCTTGTCCACGCAAATACTTTGAAAAGAGCAATGTGCTATTCAAGCATGTAGCAAACTAATCCTCACCATACGCTCTGCATCGGGGTCTTTTAAACAGGGTTGCCGTTACTAAATATTTGGGATTGTGTGTCTGGCTTCAGTCTAGTCAAAGAAAACGTAGGATTGATCTAGAAGGTAAAATCGCCAAATGGTGCAGGCCTAACTAAAATGGTTGAATTCTTCGACTTCATTGGCCCCACAACACCCTGTGGTTGTTTAATAGCAATTCAAGCATGCTTAATTACAGTACACATTTGGATTGCTCTTGAGAATTTTGGCCTGCTGAGATGCTTTCCTTAATGGGATCTGAAAACTTGATTGTGCCTTAAACGGAAGCAGAGACTTTAGTTGCAAGACTTGGCTGaagtagagagccagtgtggcttaGTGAGTAGAGtattggactagaacctgggagaccagagttcaaacccCTCCACAGTGACCTTCAGTCACCGTTGCTTAGTTTAACttagctcacagggttgttgtgaggataaaatgggggggcaccatgtatgccaccttgagttcctttgaggaaaggtgggatataaatgtaatgatgaAATCAAATAAAGACTTTCCCCCAAATTTGGAATCATCAGCTTCTGTTATTGAGTGGCTTACATAACAGAGGCAACGCCAGCAGATTAAGGCTTCCCGGTATGTTAACAGGAAGTGAGGGGAAATGGTCAGGCCTTCCCTAGGCAACTGTCGCCACACTTGTGCCACACTCCTAGATAAAACCATCATTTTAACAGCAGCAACTCACTTGCAGCTTCTTATTATCACAGCACTGGAAAGCTTGTGACTAACTGTTAATTTAAAATGTGATGCTAGGACCTTTAAAATGTAGCTTTGGGCTATGGTCACATCCACAGTATATGTTTAAAGCGTgtagcttccccccccaaaaaagaattctgggaacagtagtttttAAAGGGGGCTTAAAGAAGAGAAATTATCCCGTTCAGCCTAACTGCCAAAATTGAAGTAAGAGCCTCTGGTCTAGGCTAAGGCCCAGGGATTGCTCAGCCAGTAGGacataatctcagggttatgggttcaagccccatgttaggcaaaagattgctgcgttgcagggggctggactggatgacccccgtggtcccttccaactctacaattctattatctaAGTAAAGTGATGGACCAGTTAGTGTTCACCATGTGCCTATATTTTCCCAGGTTTTGGAATAACTATGATTCTAGCTGTAAACCATGTTACCAGATCTGCACCACCTTGCAAGATTATATTAAATAACTGAATGTGGCCCCCGGAGAGGTGCGCAgaaaggaatgcggccctcagactgcagaaggttctccatctctgccatACGGCCTTGTCTCTGTTATTATGGGGGTGTcttctttccccaaaaggttaTGACTTTGCTGCTGTCCTTGAGTGGTTTGCCGAGCGGGTGGACCGCATCATTCTCCTCTTCGACGCCCACAAGCTAGACATCTCAGACGAGTTCTCGGAAGTCATCAAAGCCCTGAAGAACCATGAAGATAAAATGAGGGTTGTGCTCAACAAAGCTGACCAGATCGAGACCCAACAGCTTATGAGGGTTTATGGCGCGCTCATGTGGTCTCTGGGGAAGATTGTCAACACGCCTGAGGTAGTGAGGGTCTATATCGGTTCCTTCTGGTCACACCCGTTGCTCATCCCAGATAACCGCAAGCTTTTTGAGGCAGAGGAGCAAGATCTCTTCAAAGATATCCAAAGTTTGCCCCGCAATGCTGCTCTTCGGAAACTCAATGATCTCATTAAACGGGCACGGCTAGCCAAGGTGAGTCTCTCCAAGTGGCTCTGCCCAGGTTTTACTTTttgatttcttttattattattattttaaaacatctttattgaaagttcaaaaagtacataaccaGTATGTGCACCAGACATGGTGagacacaaaagaaaaagagaaacagagaaacagaacCCATGTAGAAGGGGAAACAAAGGGGGGACcccaaaactgtatattttacaaggttgttgttgtacttcaccagatcttaacctattacagtatttgtaagaatggattccaaatatcaattgaatttgtccatggcaagtctgcatttGTATGcgagttgttcatatgttgcgagtttATATAAATATTCAATCCAATTCAagccgcatttttatttttccaattcatcagtatcagtctttttgctgtggtaacgGCATGGAGAGTCCACTCATATTGTCCCTTTGTAATGTTTCATGTGCTGGgcatataattcaagaggatattttgcacggtaaatgtaaggttgttccgtactgttctgttgatggtttcagttaccttctgccaaaaacctTTCAATATAGGACAGGGGAAAAACATAAGTTTAAGAGAAGCATTGTtcctattgcatctccaacagttaggtaccttagatagcccttttttaaacaaatgtaatggggtccagtatattctaaatTTTTTGTTGTATGAGTCTCAGTTTAAGATCCAGAGACACCCTTGTTATAGCAGTTAAAACAGTTTCCCACTGTGTGGCCGAAATTGAGATCTCTTAATTCTTTTTGATTTCTTGAGGTAGTTTGGTAATCGGTCACAGAAGAAAGTTTTCTATAGGGAGACGGGCGGTAAGTTCATCCCCGTCAAGGAGGAATTAGCAAGGAAGAAATCAGTCACAAAAGTGCACAGAAATCGAAATCTataaatcctctgcatgccaTTGTTGCGCAAGCGTGGATGGCGAGATAGGCCCATGGGGTGGATTAAACTGGAGCTAGATCCTGGGCGTAACTAGATTAGGTCAGTTCAAAGCATGGCATGAGATGCACAAGCAACTCCAGCACAATGCCCACTTAATACCCTGACAGAAAGAACCACTGTTCACAGTCATTGGTCTTCCCTTGTAGCAATAGTAACACTGTACCGTAATACTGCTATAGTACCCaatgaaaaatgaataaagatcAGACTGGGATCCCATGCAAAATTCTGGATTTGAAAGTGAGAAATCTCGGGGGGGCTCAATTATATCCTTGAGGGCAGTTTATCCCTGTCTGAGCCACTGAGAAGTACCACAAATAAAGGCAGGATGTTGGGTGATCCTATGAAATTGGCGTGGGGATTTTACTAGGCTGGGCGGGTTTCCTTCCCGTTCAGAATCTGAGAAAGTGTAACTGGCAGACCCAATGCATTTCCACAGCAGAACGGAGGTTTGAATCCACTATCTCCAGCATTATCAACGATTTCATGGCGACTCTCACAATGGTTGGTTGGCTAGTTGGTCATTGTTGATTATTGATACATACTTGATGGTTCAGCCACGAATTTCCTGGCGTTGCTTTGGGCACatcacagcctctcagcccaAGCAACCTTCAGAGTCATAGTGAGaatgaatgaggcagaaaaactcTAAAGAAGTTTGTAACTGTggaatgctgtgggaatggagGAGAAAATGAGAATGAAGCACAGATGATCCgttggggagggtacacatgagCATTATATGTTAGCTGTGTTCTGGTGATCCCATTGTTGCAAATGCATAAAATCTATATCCACCCTCTGAAATGCCCTTAGGTTCATGCGTACATCATTAGCTCACTTAAGAAGGAAATGCCATCAGTGTTTGGCAAAGACAATAAGAAGAAAGAGCTCGTGAACAATTTGAGGGAGATCTATGGACGGATCGTACAGGAGCATCAGATTTCACCAGGAGACTTCCCTAATCTGAAGAAGATGCAGGTGAGAGCCAGAAACAATAGAATCCAAGAACCATGGCAGAATCGGCTCCATTTCAATTGCAAAGAGTAGGTCTGGAGCACAGAGTAGGTTCTGAGCAAAGATGAACACCTCTGTTGCAGAGGTATATCTAGGGTCCATTGCACCCTTGGaaaggagctgtattggcacatgcaccccaccccaccccaaaaaatatcaCATTTGAGCCACAGTGCGAGAAAGGCTGGGAGCTATTTTCATGTTTGATCTTGCCACGATACCAGTGGTGCATCGCCACACACAGATACGTCACACACTCCATAGTTTGAGAGGTGATTTTTGTGTGGGCTGGTTTCACCAACCTCTGTTCTGTTGGGGACATTTTGGTTCAAAAGGAATGTTTTAACCTGAAAGACAACCTAGTTTTTTGTTTAGAATATTATTGTGAGGGGGAAGAGCCGCTGTGCTTCTAAAATCCAGAATGACAGACATCTTAGTCTGTCGTAGTCAAAACATAAGTGTCCCATGGGTCCCGAAAGACAGCTCACACAATGCAAGATAAGCTGCTGTTCGCCAGATCTCACTTTGTCAAATGCATGAGGTGGTCTTCTAAGTAGGCAGATTTATATAGTGTGAGGCTAACAATAGCAATAGGCTTGGTTTAGTTTATCACTTTTCCTCCATTTTCCCACAAAGTTATTCACAGTGGCTTACAGAAGAGACGCTTGCAAACATTGAAGCATTATAAAAATAGAAATGAGCACAGATCTATAAATAGCGATCAGCAAACAAAATTGAAAGGGTCACAACGTTAGAATCAAAAGCGGTAAGAAGCCAAGGTCAGTAGCATTTTAAAACACTCACCATACGGCTGGCTGAAATATAAAATTATTCAATAAGCAGCTGATAGCAAATGAAGAAGGGgtcttcttttgttttgtttgttttgatttgattgtTGCAGCCACCTCTCTTATCTTGAATGGTACAATGAACAATACAACagtcctcacacacacacaccccacttctgTTTGTGACGTTCTTTTCAGGAGCAGCTGCAAGCTCAGGATTTCAGCAAGTTCCAGCCCCTAAAGACCAAGTTGCTGGACGCAGTCGAGGATATGCTGACCAATGACATCGCACAGCTCATGGTTCTGGTGCGTCAGGAGGAGTCCCGGAGGCCTGCTCAGATGGTGAAAGGGGGAGCCTTTGAAGGCACCCTCCATGGCCCATTTGGACATGGCTATGGGGAAGGGGCAGCAGAAGGAATTGATGATACGGATTGGGTGGTGGCCAGAGATAAGCCCCTGTACGACGAGATCTTCTACACGCTGTCGCCCGTTGATGGGAAAATAACGGGGGCCAATGCCAAAAGGGAGATGGTGAAGTCCAAGCTGCCTAACTCAGTGCTGGGCAAGATATGGAAACTCTCTGATATCGATGAGGATGGGATGCTGGATGATGAGGAATTTGCTTTGGTGAATCATCTTATAAAAGTGAAGCTGGAAGGTCATGAGCTTCCCGGGAATCTCCCATCCCATCTCATCCCCCCATCTAAGAGGAAACTAGCTGGGTGAGAAGCCACCAGTAAGAAATGGGGAacaggaagaagggaagggagagggataTACCAAAGTTGTGCCTGCAGTGGTGCTAGGTCACCTTTTGGCTTAGCACCATTTTCAGGTGTGAAGAAGAAACTGATGTGAAGCAAAGCCCCTGTACTTTCTCGTGATGAGATGCAACTAGCTCTGCCCTGGTATCTTCCAGGCCTCCAGGTATTTGTTGATAAGAACTGATACAGATTGAAGGTGCAAAGTTGGCTGGGATCTGGAGAGCTTTGTGATAGTTTCTGCCACTGTTCAGTCAAGCAATTCCTGTTGCATATAATATCCCTGATGCTTTAGAGAAGCATTCCAATCCCTGATGGACGCCAAAACTCTGGATGGGAGTTGTGCTTAAAACTTACCTAGATCTTAAGTATTTTTTGTGAAATAATCTTTACTTTCTGTTCAGCCTTCCTGTCtgttgtgcctttttaaaaaaaaaaaaaattgagtacaggaagcatgggcgtacccaggatcaaaactaggggggggggcaaggggaggggccaaggcacggaaggggaggggccacaaagtgggcgggaacggcgaactcgcgctccgccgggctgtgcccctccctagaagcagggctggtgggcggaggcggagcccagcccagcggagcgcgagttcagcgttcccgcccgccgcgccgcgctctctggttccccgccacgcttggccttgccagagggcgcgacggggagctggagggagggcgcagcgcggcgggcgggaacggcgaactcgcgctccgccgggctgtgctccgcctctgcccaccagccctgcttctagagtagggcagctgccctaacttgccccatggtgggtacgcccttgggaaGCCTACAGTTTACGAGGGGTCTTCTTTCTGGGGATTGCGCCTAAAGCCAAAACCATGTATAGTCAAGACACAATGGGTTCAATGGCaaatgggattgccaaagtctctcccccaccccccaccccggataCCTGCCCCCTTTCCATGCCCTTTTTAATGttggtttttgtgtttgtttgtttgtgtgtttgtttgtgtgtttctttgtttttgccaACCACTTAAAACTGAATGTGCACAGGTTAAATGCATGTatgttgtgggcttactgtacacaTTTGTCTGCAGAATATCTCTGGAGAAGCAGTCCACAGGAAAATCGCCCCCAGGCACCTGCATTTTCTGATAGGTTCTTGGTGAGAAACCTGCACTGAAAATGCCACATCTTTCCAAGGCTTTGGAAATGTTGGGTTCGAACCGAGAGCCTTAAATCCTTTTCTAGTTAACGGGGTGCCAGGCTGTAAGTCTGTGTCACTGTACTTCTGTGACTTTAGTCTGAGAACAGTGGTGCAGCTAGGAGAATGGGGTAGAAAGAGGGAGAGGTTTGGAGTTCGAGTGAGTCCCTTGCAAGGAAATGATGGCAAGATCAGAGGCAGGGGATCAAGGTTTTTGACAAGGGGAGCAACTCTTCCTGGCATTTCCTTTCCCTAAAGCGGGACAGTGCATTTCACATCTCTTTGAATTGTGGCCAAGCATGGTCTTGGACTAATATCGTtcagtgcaggcacccccaaactttggccctccagatgttttggactacaattcccatcttccccgaccactggtcctgttaggtagggatcatgggagttgtaggccaaaacatctggagggccgcagtttggggatgcctggtttggtgTGTTTACATTCCATCACAGAGATTGATGTTACAACAGAAATGACAAATCTCTACTCTTTCATTGTCTGTTCAGCCCATGTAAGACTTCTGTCCCCAGAGCACCCATTTGCACATCAGTCAGAGGACAGTGATCTTTctgttgcttgtgggcttcccagaggtaataataataacaataacaataataataataatttatttataccacgcccatctggctgagtttctccagccactcagggtggcttccaacagaagaataaaataatcgattaaagatgaGGTGGGTGAGACtaagcagaggaccttcttgctGTTGCCTTCTCTACGTTCTTTCCATTGTCAGGTGAAGCTTATTCACccgagtcatagaatcatagagttggaagagaccacaagggccatccagtccaaccccctgccaagcaggaaacaccatcaaagcattcttgacatatggctgtcaagcctctgcttaaagacctccaaagaaggagactccaccacactccttggcagcaaattccactgtcgaacagctcttactgtcaggaagttcttcctaatgtttaggtggaatcttctttcttgtagtttgaatccattgctccgtgtccgcttctctggagcagcagaaaacaacctttcaccctcctctatatggcatcctttaatatatttgaacatggctcaccccttaaccttctcttctcttctccaggctaaacatacccagctccctaagccgttcctcataaggcattgtttccaggcctttgaccattttggttgccctcctctggacacgttccagcttgtcagtatccttcttgaactgtggtgcccagaactggacacagtactccgggtgagggctgaccagagcagaatacagtggtactattacttctcttgatctagatgctatactcctattgatgcagcccagaattgcattggctttctttagttgctgcatcacactgttgactcatgtcaagtttgtggtctaccaggactcctagatccttttcacatgtactgctctcaagccaggtgtctcccaacctgtatttctgcctttcaatatttttttttttgcccaagtgtagtactttacatttctccttgttaaaattcatcttgtttgcttgggcccagttgtctaatctattaaggtcattttgaagtgtgattctttCCTCtgtggtattagccacccctcctaatcTTTAAACTACTAGCTTTTTAAAGCAACTAAAACCTGGGCTTTGATTTGGCggcctgtgtttttattttatccagCTGTTTGTTGAATGATTGCATTTCTCTCTGACAAAAATTAAAgttatttgctgcatttttttgtttgttttaattgattgcaTTGTATGTCAATATTGTATTTTAGGCTTTGTCCTGTAAGCCACCCAAGGGAGATGTGTTGATAGTTGGCTATATAACTATAATAAAATTAACAATAATTATTCAGTGTGTAAAAACAAGCTTATTGCAATGCATTCATCACGACTTACATTTATGCAATCATGCTGGTCACAGTCTTATTCtacactatggtgagatgtattctGTATTTAAATTGAGAAATAAATTTGTATATGTGCCCTATAAATTAGCAGTTGCAGTTTTTATGCAGatctatgtcctctttttcagcagTGCCTAAGTGGTAGCTCTAAAGTGTGAACTGGATAAATTTGGGGCAATCTTTTGTGCCCCATTCCCCATGCTACTAAACTGCAAAAGTCTGCAAGCTAGCTAGAACATCCCCTGATTTTGCCTGTAAAATCAGTGAATTCCACCTTTCCATGTAAGCCTCTTTGGTGGATCTTCCATTTTTAGCCAGAAAGTATGAAGCTCAGTGTGAGGTTCTGAGTCTTCTGAAGGTAATTTCAGCAGGCAagcctgcctttcctttccttgttcTTGAATGAATTGTTTCCATCAAAATCTTCACATACTGAAGctatgtttaaaaacacacatagaCATGCCTGTAGGAGAGGAAATGGGCAATACCTCTTTTAGACAATCCACAGTTTTTGATGCTTGGGCATCCTCAGCTTTTAAAAAGTATCATGGTTTGAGCACCCTTTGGTGGAAATATAAGGGTGCAACAGGGAAATGAAAGTAATTGAAgtaccttccttttttttaagctgGGGTTATCAATCTGTTGCATTCAAAATAGTTTCTATTgtattgtaagccgccttgcaAAGGTATAAATCCTGAAGGGTGGCTAAAAATGCTTTATTAGAAACAATAACACATATTCTGCAGAAGAAAGCAGTCGGAGAGCCATTCACTTCTCTTTTCCCCTCAAAGCATCCCAAATGTCTAGGTAGGACCTTCATAGGCTTTATTTACAACCATGTATTAAGAGGACGcgttgtggcgctgtggtctaaaccaccgagcctagggcttgccgtttggaaggtcggcagttcgaatccccgagacggggtgagctcccgttgctcagtcccagctcctgccaacctagcagttcgaaagcacgtcaaagtgcaagtagataaataggtaccactacagcgggaaggtaaacggtgttcccatgtgctgctctggttttgccagaaacggcttagtcatgctggccacatgacccggaaaaactctgtggacaaacgtcggctccctcgaccagtaaagcgagatgagcgctgcaaccccagagtcgttcgcgactggacttaactgtcaggggtcctttacctttattaagagGATAAATGGCTCCATTTAGATTAAGATGCCAGCCTTGGCCATTCCCCACAGACACCTGAAGCTGTTTGTAGTTTCCCATGTTATTATccttatgtatgttggaagcacAGCTATGATTTGGGGCTCTTCGATCAGTCCCAGTTTCCCCGAGAGTCAGATAAGCAGGCAATGCCCATGAATGTGCAAACAGTACTTTAACCTAACCCTCGCAGTTGCTTCATCCCAGAGTAAACACTCAAGGGGACTCCTGCTGATATTGCTTCAGGTCGTTTTCTCTGCTTCCATTAGCAGCCATTCACTTTGATAGCGCAGACAAGATCATGCGCTTCCTCGCTCGACTCCTCATCTTAGCTTTTCTGGGTTTCATTTCCCTGTTGTGGTGGAGCCGCCTTCTCTGGAGAAACACACCACAGAACCGAGGTAGGATTCACCGCCACCGTAAGAAGACAATCCGAGAAACAATTATAGCCTAACGCAATGCATTCTTGTTTTGCCAAGGGCCTCTGAATTCAGTCATCAAGCG
Encoded here:
- the EHD3 gene encoding EH domain-containing protein 3 isoform X1, with protein sequence MFSWLGNEDGRRKDPEVYQTVSGGLKKLYKTKLLPLEEHYKFHAFHSPALEDADFDNKPMVLLVGQYSTGKTTFIRYLLEQDFPGMRIGPEPTTDSFIAVMRDDTEGIIPGNALVVDPKKPFRKLNAFGNAFLNRFMCAQLPNPVLESISIIDTPGILSGEKQRISRGYDFAAVLEWFAERVDRIILLFDAHKLDISDEFSEVIKALKNHEDKMRVVLNKADQIETQQLMRVYGALMWSLGKIVNTPEVVRVYIGSFWSHPLLIPDNRKLFEAEEQDLFKDIQSLPRNAALRKLNDLIKRARLAKVHAYIISSLKKEMPSVFGKDNKKKELVNNLREIYGRIVQEHQISPGDFPNLKKMQEQLQAQDFSKFQPLKTKLLDAVEDMLTNDIAQLMVLVRQEESRRPAQMVKGGAFEGTLHGPFGHGYGEGAAEGIDDTDWVVARDKPLYDEIFYTLSPVDGKITGANAKREMVKSKLPNSVLGKIWKLSDIDEDGMLDDEEFALVNHLIKVKLEGHELPGNLPSHLIPPSKRKLAG
- the EHD3 gene encoding EH domain-containing protein 3 isoform X2 yields the protein MRIGPEPTTDSFIAVMRDDTEGIIPGNALVVDPKKPFRKLNAFGNAFLNRFMCAQLPNPVLESISIIDTPGILSGEKQRISRGYDFAAVLEWFAERVDRIILLFDAHKLDISDEFSEVIKALKNHEDKMRVVLNKADQIETQQLMRVYGALMWSLGKIVNTPEVVRVYIGSFWSHPLLIPDNRKLFEAEEQDLFKDIQSLPRNAALRKLNDLIKRARLAKVHAYIISSLKKEMPSVFGKDNKKKELVNNLREIYGRIVQEHQISPGDFPNLKKMQEQLQAQDFSKFQPLKTKLLDAVEDMLTNDIAQLMVLVRQEESRRPAQMVKGGAFEGTLHGPFGHGYGEGAAEGIDDTDWVVARDKPLYDEIFYTLSPVDGKITGANAKREMVKSKLPNSVLGKIWKLSDIDEDGMLDDEEFALVNHLIKVKLEGHELPGNLPSHLIPPSKRKLAG